The genomic stretch TCGTACCGTGAAAACTGGAGCATGGACGTTGATGGAAGGATAAACATCATACCCAACTGGTTTCTTCCCTTTCCTCTTCACTCCgcctttagtttttattttctcaGGTGGTGGACACAATGAAGTTGTTGTGGGATATGCAATTTCACAAACCCTACTTTTCAATGCTCTTTTTCCAACAACATCTAATGATTTAAACCTTCTCCCcaattcatcaattgcattaCTCATATCCACCTCCGAACCAGCTTCCTCATctaaaggcaagtcaccttccatAGATAGTATCCTCCATTGAAGATGAACACTTTTTATCTGTAATGGGATTCCAACAGCAATCAATCTTCCCATCTCACAAGCACAAGGTAGCCCATAACTTGTTCTCATAGTACAACCACAGATTTCCCTACTATTTAACACATAATCAAGCCTCAATAACTCTTCTGCAATGCGTC from Vicia villosa cultivar HV-30 ecotype Madison, WI linkage group LG4, Vvil1.0, whole genome shotgun sequence encodes the following:
- the LOC131597817 gene encoding uncharacterized protein LOC131597817, whose protein sequence is MQETIGTLWKDVVWASNEVEYGVRLQYLEQACFACNDFLDYVKNTWLIPHRQRFVGAWINRVLHFGNTTTNRVESAHWKLKQMIGNSLGDMVKVWEAMNSNLKIQIGNIRASFQKSFYEVEHAHISPFYDNLRGSVSRAALRRIAEELLRLDYVLNSREICGCTMRTSYGLPCACEMGRLIAVGIPLQIKSVHLQWRILSMEGDLPLDEEAGSEVDMSNAIDELGRRFKSLDVVGKRALKSRVCEIAYPTTTSLCPPPEKIKTKGGVKRKGKKPVGYDVYPSINVHAPVFTVLEASWDP